One region of Chryseobacterium sp. C-71 genomic DNA includes:
- a CDS encoding FtsX-like permease family protein: MLNNWLKIAFINYKKNWLSTLINLFGLTIGLTGFMLILMHWNDEESFEKWNPKKDQIYAFQTYNKKENSYGNNVSIPIAKRAKEVIPGITDYVLFKSSELGFKITTKSKTFYQEGGMNVSDNFFEFFPFKLVDGSYKNALKGGGDIALSTTAAKNLFGKTNVAGESLKFNNKNFVVTAVYELPKENSQIKPEFLLKPVEPMKNDENQWGNFGYGCFFMLKKDADLEQIRQKFIKDIFLYRASLDKDSSGMTPQQYLDLYGPTDSLLTPLDEIKLHAKVSWFGPVDFKTLMILFTLSVLIVILSAINFINLKTAQASQRAKEIGVRKAIGSTKTNLVLQFLMETFLICMASYLLALALTELLLPSFNKFYDKEMVMNDWHIYFYSFSMVLMVTLISGLIPATYLSNFKAIETLKGNFARSKHGVWLRNGILTLQLIISSFFIIGGLIVNQQVKYMMNKDLGYSGKQIMMINFSEENPKPWLKYEWLKNEMRKIQGVTDISYGEAVPGNGRSSDSNMDYMDKSIQAQHGSMDYNYLKFINVKLKKGRWLDSKLASDTMSNVLVNEAFVRKFGWTDEEALNNSFHPGFDYQKDYHIVGIVKDFNIRNLKTTIEPIVFFHYRETDWKRFDVYNIQLKIDQNDIDGTVKRLKTYWQNNVEQGYPFDYYFLDQKFAKTFEKYQKQQTLFTILNAMVLMVALLGLFALSSLMIEQKLKDVAIRKTLGASDRLLILGLTKQFLWITLIAVIISIPISYYLMNEWLKDFAYRIDMPVLPFVLSLVVLLLLTFAVVSIKAYKATKVNLVKYLKYE, encoded by the coding sequence ATGTTAAACAATTGGCTAAAAATTGCCTTTATTAATTATAAAAAGAATTGGCTTTCCACTCTCATCAATTTATTTGGATTGACGATTGGGTTGACAGGCTTTATGCTTATTCTAATGCACTGGAATGACGAAGAATCCTTCGAAAAATGGAATCCGAAAAAAGACCAGATTTACGCTTTCCAAACCTACAACAAAAAAGAAAACTCTTATGGCAACAATGTTTCTATTCCGATAGCAAAACGTGCAAAAGAAGTTATTCCTGGTATCACGGATTACGTCTTGTTCAAAAGTTCAGAATTGGGCTTTAAAATAACCACTAAGTCCAAAACATTCTACCAAGAGGGTGGAATGAATGTGTCAGATAATTTTTTTGAATTTTTCCCATTCAAACTGGTTGACGGGAGTTACAAAAATGCTTTGAAAGGTGGTGGCGATATTGCACTCTCGACAACTGCCGCCAAAAATCTATTTGGTAAAACTAATGTTGCTGGCGAAAGTCTCAAGTTCAATAATAAAAATTTTGTTGTAACAGCAGTTTATGAATTACCAAAAGAAAATAGCCAGATAAAACCAGAGTTTCTTCTAAAGCCAGTAGAACCAATGAAAAACGATGAAAACCAATGGGGAAACTTCGGCTATGGGTGTTTTTTTATGCTTAAAAAAGATGCAGATCTCGAGCAGATAAGACAAAAATTTATAAAAGATATTTTCCTATATCGTGCAAGTTTAGACAAAGACTCTTCAGGAATGACGCCGCAACAATATCTCGATTTGTACGGCCCGACGGATAGTCTTCTCACACCGCTGGATGAGATAAAACTTCACGCAAAAGTGTCATGGTTTGGTCCGGTAGATTTCAAAACTTTGATGATTTTGTTTACGCTTTCTGTCCTGATTGTCATTTTATCTGCCATTAATTTTATTAATCTGAAAACGGCGCAAGCTTCTCAAAGAGCGAAGGAAATTGGCGTGAGAAAAGCCATTGGAAGTACAAAAACCAATCTGGTTCTTCAGTTTTTGATGGAAACATTTCTAATCTGTATGGCTTCTTATCTATTGGCTTTGGCTTTAACAGAACTGCTTTTGCCAAGCTTCAATAAGTTCTACGACAAGGAAATGGTAATGAACGATTGGCATATTTACTTTTACTCATTTTCAATGGTTTTGATGGTAACGTTAATTTCCGGATTGATTCCCGCAACTTACCTTTCCAATTTCAAAGCAATAGAAACGCTGAAAGGAAATTTCGCAAGAAGCAAACACGGCGTGTGGCTCAGAAACGGGATTTTGACTCTACAATTAATTATCTCTTCATTCTTTATCATTGGCGGATTGATTGTGAATCAGCAAGTCAAATATATGATGAACAAAGATCTTGGCTACAGTGGAAAACAAATTATGATGATCAACTTCAGCGAAGAAAATCCTAAACCCTGGCTGAAATATGAATGGCTTAAGAATGAAATGAGGAAGATTCAAGGCGTAACCGATATATCCTACGGAGAAGCTGTGCCTGGAAATGGCAGATCAAGCGATTCCAATATGGATTATATGGATAAAAGCATACAAGCCCAGCACGGATCTATGGATTATAATTATCTGAAATTCATTAATGTAAAATTAAAAAAAGGCCGCTGGTTGGATTCAAAATTAGCTTCCGACACTATGAGTAATGTTTTGGTTAATGAAGCTTTTGTAAGAAAATTTGGCTGGACTGATGAAGAAGCCTTGAATAATTCATTTCATCCAGGTTTTGATTATCAAAAGGATTATCATATTGTAGGAATTGTAAAAGATTTTAATATCAGAAATCTAAAAACCACCATAGAACCCATCGTATTTTTTCATTACAGAGAAACCGATTGGAAACGATTCGATGTTTACAATATCCAATTGAAAATCGACCAGAATGATATAGATGGAACTGTAAAAAGACTGAAAACTTATTGGCAGAATAATGTGGAGCAAGGTTATCCTTTCGATTATTATTTCCTTGATCAGAAATTTGCCAAAACATTCGAGAAATATCAGAAACAGCAAACATTATTTACAATTCTGAACGCAATGGTTTTGATGGTGGCATTATTAGGTTTATTCGCTTTATCATCTTTAATGATTGAGCAGAAACTGAAAGATGTTGCCATCAGAAAAACGCTTGGTGCATCCGATAGATTGTTAATTTTAGGATTAACCAAACAATTTCTCTGGATCACGTTAATCGCCGTCATTATAAGCATTCCGATAAGTTATTACTTGATGAACGAATGGCTGAAGGATTTCGCTTACCGGATTGATATGCCTGTTTTACCATTTGTTCTGAGCCTTGTCGTTTTGCTCTTATTGACTTTTGCAGTGGTAAGCATCAAAGCTTATAAAGCAACAAAAGTGAATCTTGTAAAATACCTGAAATACGAGTGA